A window from Bombus fervidus isolate BK054 chromosome 12, iyBomFerv1, whole genome shotgun sequence encodes these proteins:
- the LOC139993126 gene encoding uncharacterized protein isoform X2, with product MKSLLIFLPNRLYKEKPGYMFGKIVYDDNTGVKKFYVIGICKVDNLETMKSASIIGYYSGSEHKKGYVDKRYLDWINICLNSTFYPKCDIYDYSLKGIIVNKKKVSTLHCHTAIIVYDRSAFKETELFAQKAVSGDHFYELMKIIQNKQVEREIQKKGKCTYVKETLLVYHMFLYFYPVLFLAKITNKLLPVLKFSFLGLHVNGWLENVKWMLITVIKNKKFNLKTGNYVFALIIDILLGILVLQLLLHYFEYISPSQILLDNAEKAVTFLKDLINWLMGVPAGLKLNHALNNMLGKFFLYHIHMWWTFLIFMKPVMDFTFEVLVLFGKLGITFQIAIAADLLALVSFHAYCIYVYAARLFNIQLKGITALFRLFLGKKKNPLRERIDSCQYQPDQLFVGTLLFTILLFLMPTTWVYYVVFTMLRLALISFGGLLTRMKFYLQVMPVYTFFKWLFHSYSTCSIVNIKVYSNRTEGPIILIMTMVVASWHYTWDKCIPDTINRHPPIEWNKIINNIIWEIKDKIDNNVNTSACDTNQVENVNKQDMKRKRQNEKRKSNNINDNIDENIIKDDKEENVYTEIKENQDVEDTKNDEESSPNKKANICTTNGLNDTEEIYKNNSKTPKQPSKRQLKKLKAEKRKNERRMANRIEAMTKGLNYVSKWKYARSEWKFEKIRQIWLIDNLLDETYIPDDIFPIVLEYFEGCKGMARELLLRKGLDVVRKVENEENKDEVESIAYQRARKLLQALPTET from the exons atgaaaagtttattaatttttttaccaAACAGGCTTTACAAAGAAAAACCTGGATACATGTTTGGTAAAATAGTGTATGATGATAATACAGgagtaaaaaaattttatgtcATTGGTATATGTAAGGTAGATAATTTAGAAACAATGAAATCTGCCAGTATAATTGGATATTATTCTGGCAGCGAACACAAAAAAGGATATGtagataaaagatatttagacTGGATTAATATATGCTTGAATTCTACATTTTACCCTAAGTGTGATATATATGACTACAGTCTGAAAGGTATTATtgtgaacaaaaaaaaagtttctacTTTACACTGTCATACAGCCATTATAGTATATGATCGATCAGCATTTAAAGAAACAGAATTATTTGCTCAAAAAGCAGTATCTGGAGACCACTTTTATGAGTTAATGAAAATCATACAAAACAAGCAAGTTGAGAGAGAAATacagaagaaaggaaaatgtacTTATGTAAAAGAAACACTGCTTGTGTATCATATGTTCTTATACTTTTATCCAGTCCTTTTTCTTGCTAAAATAACCAACAAGTTATTACcagttttaaaattttcttttcttggtTTACATGTTAATGGATGGTTGGAGAATGTCAAATGGATGTTAATCACTGtaataaagaacaaaaaatttaatttgaaaactgGTAACTATGTTTTTGCattaataatagatatattattgGGAATTTTAGTATTACAGTTGTTATTGCATTACTTTGAGTACATATCTCCATCTCAGATACTTTTGGATAATGCAGag aagGCTGTCACATTTTTGAAGGACTTAATTAACTGGCTAATGGGTGTACCAGCTggtttaaaattaaatcatgCCTTAAACAATATGCTTGGAAAATTTTTTCTGTACCACATACATATGTGGTGGAcattcttaatatttatgaaacctGTAATGGATTTTACATTCGAAGTATTGGTATTATTTGGAAAGCTTGGAATTACATTTCAAATAGCAATAGCAGCTGATCTTTTAGCACTTGTCAGTTTTCATGCTTATTGTATCTATGTATATGCTGCAAG gcttttcaatattcaattaaaGGGTATTACTGCTTTGTTTCGACTATTTTTGGGTAAAAAGAAGAATCCATTGAGAGAAAGAATTGATTCTTGCCAATATCAACCTGACCAACTGTTTGTAGGAACTCTATTGTTTACTATTCTATTGTTCCTCATGCCAACAACTTGGGTTTATTATGTAGTTTTTACCATG CTCAGATTAGCACTAATCAGCTTTGGAGGTTTGTTGACAAGAATGAAGTTTTATCTTCAAGTTATGcctgtatatacattttttaagtggTTATTTCATTCTTATAGCACGTGCA gtattgttaatattaaagtatattCAAATAGAACAGAAGGtccaataatattaataatgacAATGGTAGTAGCATCATGGCATTATACGTGGGACAAGTGTATACCAGACACAATTAATCGTCATCCACCCATAGAATGGAATAAgataataaacaatataatatgGG aaattaaagataaaatagaTAACAATGTTAATACCTCTGCATGTGATACTAATCAAGTGGAAAACGTGAATAAGCAGGACATGAAACGTAAAagacaaaatgaaaaaagaaaatcaaacaACATTAATGACAACattgatgaaaatataattaaagatgATAAAGAAGAGAATGTTTATACTGAGATAAAAGAGAATCAAGATGTAGAAGACACGAAGAACGATGAAGAATCATCACCAAACAAGAAAGCAAA TATATGTACAACAAATGGTTTAAATGATACagaagaaatttacaaaaataactcgaaaactCCAAAACAGCCTTCTAAaagacaattaaaaaaattaaaagctgagaaaagaaagaatgaaagAAGGATGGCCAATAGAATTGAAGCAATGACAAAAGGACTTAATTATGTTTCAAAG TGGAAATATGCACGGAGTGAATGGAAGTTTGAAAAGATAAGGCAAATTTGGTTAATTGACAATTTGCTAGATGAAACTTATATTCCAGATGACATTTTTCCAAtagttttagaatattttgaagGATGTAAAGGAATGGCACGAGAACTACTTTTAAGGAAAGGCTTGGATGTTGTAAGGAAagtagaaaatgaagaaaataaagacgAGGTAGAATCTATTGCTTATCAAAGGGCAAGAAAACTTCTACAGGCTTTACCTACCGAAACCTAA
- the LOC139993126 gene encoding uncharacterized protein isoform X1 translates to MKSLLIFLPNRLYKEKPGYMFGKIVYDDNTGVKKFYVIGICKVDNLETMKSASIIGYYSGSEHKKGYVDKRYLDWINICLNSTFYPKCDIYDYSLKGIIVNKKKVSTLHCHTAIIVYDRSAFKETELFAQKAVSGDHFYELMKIIQNKQVEREIQKKGKCTYVKETLLVYHMFLYFYPVLFLAKITNKLLPVLKFSFLGLHVNGWLENVKWMLITVIKNKKFNLKTGNYVFALIIDILLGILVLQLLLHYFEYISPSQILLDNAEKAVTFLKDLINWLMGVPAGLKLNHALNNMLGKFFLYHIHMWWTFLIFMKPVMDFTFEVLVLFGKLGITFQIAIAADLLALVSFHAYCIYVYAARLFNIQLKGITALFRLFLGKKKNPLRERIDSCQYQPDQLFVGTLLFTILLFLMPTTWVYYVVFTMLRLALISFGGLLTRMKFYLQVMPVYTFFKWLFHSYSTCSIVNIKVYSNRTEGPIILIMTMVVASWHYTWDKCIPDTINRHPPIEWNKIINNIIWEIKDKIDNNVNTSACDTNQVENVNKQDMKRKRQNEKRKSNNINDNIDENIIKDDKEENVYTEIKENQDVEDTKNDEESSPNKKANIHATNGLNDTEEIYKTNSETPKQPSKRQLKRKKAENVYTGIKENQDIEDTKNDEESSPNKKANICTTNGLNDTEEIYKNNSKTPKQPSKRQLKKLKAEKRKNERRMANRIEAMTKGLNYVSKWKYARSEWKFEKIRQIWLIDNLLDETYIPDDIFPIVLEYFEGCKGMARELLLRKGLDVVRKVENEENKDEVESIAYQRARKLLQALPTET, encoded by the exons atgaaaagtttattaatttttttaccaAACAGGCTTTACAAAGAAAAACCTGGATACATGTTTGGTAAAATAGTGTATGATGATAATACAGgagtaaaaaaattttatgtcATTGGTATATGTAAGGTAGATAATTTAGAAACAATGAAATCTGCCAGTATAATTGGATATTATTCTGGCAGCGAACACAAAAAAGGATATGtagataaaagatatttagacTGGATTAATATATGCTTGAATTCTACATTTTACCCTAAGTGTGATATATATGACTACAGTCTGAAAGGTATTATtgtgaacaaaaaaaaagtttctacTTTACACTGTCATACAGCCATTATAGTATATGATCGATCAGCATTTAAAGAAACAGAATTATTTGCTCAAAAAGCAGTATCTGGAGACCACTTTTATGAGTTAATGAAAATCATACAAAACAAGCAAGTTGAGAGAGAAATacagaagaaaggaaaatgtacTTATGTAAAAGAAACACTGCTTGTGTATCATATGTTCTTATACTTTTATCCAGTCCTTTTTCTTGCTAAAATAACCAACAAGTTATTACcagttttaaaattttcttttcttggtTTACATGTTAATGGATGGTTGGAGAATGTCAAATGGATGTTAATCACTGtaataaagaacaaaaaatttaatttgaaaactgGTAACTATGTTTTTGCattaataatagatatattattgGGAATTTTAGTATTACAGTTGTTATTGCATTACTTTGAGTACATATCTCCATCTCAGATACTTTTGGATAATGCAGag aagGCTGTCACATTTTTGAAGGACTTAATTAACTGGCTAATGGGTGTACCAGCTggtttaaaattaaatcatgCCTTAAACAATATGCTTGGAAAATTTTTTCTGTACCACATACATATGTGGTGGAcattcttaatatttatgaaacctGTAATGGATTTTACATTCGAAGTATTGGTATTATTTGGAAAGCTTGGAATTACATTTCAAATAGCAATAGCAGCTGATCTTTTAGCACTTGTCAGTTTTCATGCTTATTGTATCTATGTATATGCTGCAAG gcttttcaatattcaattaaaGGGTATTACTGCTTTGTTTCGACTATTTTTGGGTAAAAAGAAGAATCCATTGAGAGAAAGAATTGATTCTTGCCAATATCAACCTGACCAACTGTTTGTAGGAACTCTATTGTTTACTATTCTATTGTTCCTCATGCCAACAACTTGGGTTTATTATGTAGTTTTTACCATG CTCAGATTAGCACTAATCAGCTTTGGAGGTTTGTTGACAAGAATGAAGTTTTATCTTCAAGTTATGcctgtatatacattttttaagtggTTATTTCATTCTTATAGCACGTGCA gtattgttaatattaaagtatattCAAATAGAACAGAAGGtccaataatattaataatgacAATGGTAGTAGCATCATGGCATTATACGTGGGACAAGTGTATACCAGACACAATTAATCGTCATCCACCCATAGAATGGAATAAgataataaacaatataatatgGG aaattaaagataaaatagaTAACAATGTTAATACCTCTGCATGTGATACTAATCAAGTGGAAAACGTGAATAAGCAGGACATGAAACGTAAAagacaaaatgaaaaaagaaaatcaaacaACATTAATGACAACattgatgaaaatataattaaagatgATAAAGAAGAGAATGTTTATACTGAGATAAAAGAGAATCAAGATGTAGAAGACACGAAGAACGATGAAGAATCATCACCAAACAAGAAAGCAAA TATACATGCAACAAATGGTTTAAATGATACAGAAGAGATTTACAAAACTAACTCGGAAACTCCAAAACAGCCTTCTAAAagacaattaaaaagaaaaaaagctgAGAATGTTTATACTGGGATAAAAGAGAATCAGGATATAGAAGACACAAAGAACGACGAAGAATCATCACCAAACAAGAAAGCAAA TATATGTACAACAAATGGTTTAAATGATACagaagaaatttacaaaaataactcgaaaactCCAAAACAGCCTTCTAAaagacaattaaaaaaattaaaagctgagaaaagaaagaatgaaagAAGGATGGCCAATAGAATTGAAGCAATGACAAAAGGACTTAATTATGTTTCAAAG TGGAAATATGCACGGAGTGAATGGAAGTTTGAAAAGATAAGGCAAATTTGGTTAATTGACAATTTGCTAGATGAAACTTATATTCCAGATGACATTTTTCCAAtagttttagaatattttgaagGATGTAAAGGAATGGCACGAGAACTACTTTTAAGGAAAGGCTTGGATGTTGTAAGGAAagtagaaaatgaagaaaataaagacgAGGTAGAATCTATTGCTTATCAAAGGGCAAGAAAACTTCTACAGGCTTTACCTACCGAAACCTAA
- the LOC139993147 gene encoding uncharacterized protein encodes MMHLKLIENVLHLKSSKSFLEKRQSLLQICSTLKYSINSKKKDEDDDDYDKPYKFSTSKAATYPARYTIDGRIRPNYEGIIIGLSLTAFFIYFGILREENDIDEAMMKNIDPAIVQQIYGKQNKTNKT; translated from the exons ATGATGCATTTAAAATTGATCGAAAATGTTTTACATCTTAAAAGTAGCAAATCATTCTTAGAGAAGAG GCAATCTCTTCTTCAAATATGTTCCACCTTAAAATATAGTATcaattcaaagaaaaaagacgaaGATGACGATGATTATGACAAGCCTTATAAATTCTCAACATCTAAAGCAGCAACATATCCTGCTAGATATACAATTGATGGTAGAATTCGACCAAATTATGAAGGAATAATTATAGGTTTAAGCTTAACTGCCTTTTTCATATACTTTGGTATCTTGAGGGAAGAAAATGATATTGATGAAGCTatgatgaaaaatatcgaCCCAGCAATTGTTCAACAAATATATggaaaacaaaacaaaacgaataaaacatga
- the LOC139993146 gene encoding thioredoxin, mitochondrial produces the protein MFRTGLRTVRIALGTRAFANAPAQEQAISTAFKVQDPKDFNDRVKNSKVPVIVDFFATWCNPCRMLTPRIESVIAEKQGKVLLAKVDIDENSDLALDYEVGSVPVLIAMKDGKVLDRIVGLQDVDKLKQFVDKYSE, from the exons ATGTTCCGAACTGGGTTGAGAACTGTACGTATTGCTCTAGGAACAAGAGCCTTTGCAAATGCACCGGCTCAAGAACAAGCGATTTCGACTGCTTTCAAAGTTCAAGATCCAAAAGATTTCAACGATCGCGTTAAAAACTCCAAAGTGCCTGTGATCGTTGATTTTTTCGCAAC ATGGTGCAATCCATGTCGTATGCTCACTCCTCGTATAGAATCGGTAATCGCAGAGAAACAAGGAAAAGTTTTACTGGCAAAGGTTGATATCGACGAGAATAGCGATCTTGCCTTAGATTACGAg gtTGGCTCTGTTCCAGTCCTGATCGCAATGAAGGATGGAAAAGTTTTAGACAGAATTGTTGGTCTCCAGGATGTAGATAAACTTAAACAATTTGTAGATAAGTATTCAGAATAA